In Trichomycterus rosablanca isolate fTriRos1 chromosome 2, fTriRos1.hap1, whole genome shotgun sequence, the genomic window CTCGGATAGTTACAgctggctggtgtaaataaAGACACTTCCTATGAGGCAGGATGTGGTGAAATGTACCTGAATGCAGCAGGCACTGGTTGTTCTGCTGTTTTAGTACTCTGTATTAATAGCACTGATGAGCATGCAGATTAGCAGATGATAAATATTGTACAGGTTGGATTTTGTTGTTGAAAACTGGGTAAATGTGGAGAAGTGTTTGTGAGGCTAATGTCACAGTtaccttcacaccaaactgggCCTGGAACAAGAAAAAAGGCTGCTTTCCATCAACAAACGCTAATTACACAGAATCAGTCAGGTATAATAGTTTTGTGGAGTTGTCagcagtgctgagctgcacatTCTTGTGGTCCACCTATACACAAGTTGCCTCTTAAGTGTAGACATGTCTTGGCAGAGTGGCGCAGCTCAATTCTGGCATCATTTCCAAACAAACAATGGTCTGCACTTAAGAAAATGCCCCATTTAATTACTTTAGTTTGAAGTTCTTGGCAGGAACACATATTACAGTTGGTGTTGTGTGGTTTTATAGTGTTGAATGCCTTCCACAAAGCCTTCAGTGGTGTTTCTGGTTTTGTCAAATCCTAATTCAAACCTTACAATAACTGCACTCCAGTCTGACAATATAATGGCTGTTTGGCGGGTTGGTTTAAGGCATGCTTGTGTAAGTCCAATGCACAGCGAaggtttataaatatataaaggaaGGAATAGAGGAATAAagcataattttattattttagccaACGCAGGAAGAGAGACAGAGTGATAAAATATCTGTTCTTGCAGTTAAATACCCTGTAGATGGGTCGTCATGATGGGGAAACTTTACCGCCagactatatataaataagggTCACAGTGCCGAATGTTGTCATGCACCCTAGTGACACATTTATTATGAGACTGACAGCTTAATTAGAATAGAATACATTGGTCATCAACGGACTAATTGGATGGAATCAGGTCTGAATGCCATCAGGTCTCTCAGCAGATGCTCCATGGTGTTGAAGTCTGGGCTTTGGcggggccactcaaggacaatTAGAGACTTGTCCCAAAGCTGCTCTCTATATGAGACTTTCTATAATGACAGTGCTGTATTTGGCTTTATTCATTTGTCCATACATTCTTAATCAGCCGTTTACTTAAGGAATATCAGCAGCAGTCCAGACTTTTCATATAAGTGAATAACTACAGTTTAAAATGGtgtataaaatactgtatactctAAACTTGATATAAACTAAGCCAGTTATATCTACCGTCATTGTTCAATCTTCGATCTTggtgatttttaatttatttaaattaattaacagAATCAGCTGGAGtattgatgtttgtttgttttattaggattttaacgtcatgtttttacactttggttacattcatgacaggaacggtagttactcattacacaagattcatcagttcacacaaggttatatcgaacacggtcatggacaatttagtgtctccaattcacctcacttgcatgtctttggactgtgggaggtaactgGAGCACCGGGggaaaacccacgcggacacgggagtATTGATGAGCTGggatacatttatttaagcTTACCACAGCACGGCTGTCAAAATAATTATTACTTTAAAGGccagtgcaaaaacaaaaaaagattaATTTAGTTTTTCTCAAGTATTGCAGAATTAGTACCACAGTCCAGTCTAGTATTGACACCTGCCATTTTCTTGTCATTTTAGCTGGTGGAGACGTCCCTGAAAGGTGAGCTGGTGTTCAATAGACGTTGTTCTCGCTACCTGTGGTTCGTGACTGATTTCTGTGATGGCGGCGACCTGAACGCCTACCTGCTGTCACGTAAACCAAGCCGGCGCACCAACGCCAGCTTCATGCTTCAACTCGGCAGCGCTTTGGCTTTTCTGCACCGCAATCGTATCATCCATCGGGATCTGAAACCGGACAACATCCTGATCTCACAAGGTCAGGCAGAACCCACACTAAAGGTGGCTGACTTTGGACTAAGCAAGGTATGCTTATGATTTCTGTCCAGATATGCTGGGAAACTAGATTTTAAATTTTAGGTTTGATCAAAACACTGTTATTAAATAGTTGAGAAAGCACTTTCATTAAGCTTTGTTTGGATTTTGGCTGCAACAACTGAATAAATGATTCCTGTCAGCTGCTCTGGTTAGGGTTGCCACATGTCTGCATGTGGATTTTCTCAGGGCTTGGATATTGGTGCCAGCTGGATTAAGTATGTCAGAAACTGCTGAAATCTTGGAATATTTATGCACAACGGCCTAAACGGTTTACACAGGATGGTgctcaaaacaaaaacatagcCAGGCAGTGAGAGCACTGAGGCCCTTTGACGAGCGAGATCAGAGGAGAATGGCCAGACTGGTTGGAGTTTACAGCAAGGTATTGCTTCTATAGTTAAAGAACAGAAAATCAAGTCTACATCAAACTGTAAATGACAAAATCTCCCCTGCTCTGATGAATTTCGATTTCAGCTGCAACATTCATATAGCAGTGTTAGATTCGGCATAAACAGCATGAATTCATGGACCCGGCCTGCCTTGTGTCAACATTTCATGCTGCCAGTGGTGGgttaatagtgtgtgtaatgcTTTCTTGGCACACATTACGGCCCCCAAATACCAATCACGCATCATTCAAATACTTTTGCGTACCGTTACGGCCGGCATAATCATGCACCACGTCACAAAGCACCATTTATCTCATGCTGGGACTGTTGGCGTTCTAAGGAGCTTAGTGCATTTCAGTGGCCCGAGTCACCTGATCTAAATCCAATTCATCACCATTGGAATGTCAAAGTATTGAGACTGTTTTAAGAGTAAACAGGGGATTTCCAAAATATACCACTAAGAACTAATTTGATTAATAGAAATATCGGTGATGAGCTGGTTAACCAATAATGGACAAAGTAGTCGCTGTTTGAATCACACTGATGGTTAAAGATGtctttttaattcatttccaACAACTTGATTCAAGTTAAGACTTCAAGCAGCTACAGTTTGTACAGAATAACAACGCTGGTTTGAAACCCATAAGTGCActtttatgttaaccatgcttagataaacattttgtttatattttaaaggTATGTTCCGGGTCAGGCCTGGACCCAGACGAGCCAGCAAGCGTGGAGCGCTGCTTTCTGTCTACGGCGTGCGGCACTGACTTTTACATGGCCCCCGAGGCCCGCGAGGGCTGCTACACAGCCAAGGCGGACATTTTCGCGTTAGGTGTGATCATCTGGGCCATGGTGGAGCGACTCACGTTCGTTGAGGCAGGCACGCAGCGGGAGCTGCTGGGCAGTTACGTCCGGCACGGCGAGGCCATCGTGCCGCTGGGCGAGGCGCTGCTCGAGAACCCCAACCTGGAGCTGCTGATCCCGGCGCGGATGAAAAGCATGAGCTCGTCTATGAAGAGGCTCATCAGGGAGATGCTGGCGGCCGATCCTCGCCAGAGACCTGACGCTTTTGAGCTCGAGCTCAGACTGGTGCGCATCGCCTCCAGAGAGCTGGACTGGGACACGTGAGGCGCGGCCAGCtgcaaattaaatttttttc contains:
- the pdik1l gene encoding serine/threonine-protein kinase pdik1l, producing MVSSQAKYELIQEVGRGSYGVVYEAVVQRTGARVAVKKIRCHSPENVELALREFWALSSIQSQHPNVIHLKECILQRGGLAQRMSHGSCSSSYTELVETSLKGELVFNRRCSRYLWFVTDFCDGGDLNAYLLSRKPSRRTNASFMLQLGSALAFLHRNRIIHRDLKPDNILISQGQAEPTLKVADFGLSKVCSGSGLDPDEPASVERCFLSTACGTDFYMAPEAREGCYTAKADIFALGVIIWAMVERLTFVEAGTQRELLGSYVRHGEAIVPLGEALLENPNLELLIPARMKSMSSSMKRLIREMLAADPRQRPDAFELELRLVRIASRELDWDT